A genome region from Streptomyces antimycoticus includes the following:
- a CDS encoding SigB/SigF/SigG family RNA polymerase sigma factor, protein MSATCAGARRRHDDTPDTAADFERLAAMSEGPEREALAEKLVEAWLPMAHRLARRYRNRGENLEDLEQVAALGLVKAVDRYDPHRGGAFQPYAIPTIVGELKRHFRDCAWDVHVPRRVQELRNKVRATIRELATAEGADRSPTVAQVAEAAGMSEEDVLTGMEAIDSFRSLSLDAELAGADDGYSLADTLGRPEARYETVIARESVKPCLHRLPEREQRILYLRFFRDMTQAGIAEELGISQMHVSRLISRSCHKIRKQVEAEPQRENVPVPV, encoded by the coding sequence ATGAGCGCGACGTGTGCAGGCGCCCGCCGCCGTCACGACGACACTCCTGACACCGCGGCCGACTTCGAGCGGCTTGCCGCCATGTCTGAAGGACCCGAGCGGGAGGCACTGGCCGAGAAGCTGGTCGAAGCGTGGCTGCCGATGGCCCACCGCCTCGCCCGCCGCTACCGCAACCGCGGAGAGAACCTGGAGGACCTGGAGCAGGTCGCCGCCCTGGGCCTGGTCAAGGCCGTCGACCGCTACGACCCGCACCGCGGAGGCGCGTTCCAGCCGTACGCGATCCCCACGATCGTCGGGGAGCTCAAGCGCCACTTCCGCGACTGCGCTTGGGACGTGCACGTGCCCCGGCGGGTGCAGGAGCTGCGCAACAAGGTCCGCGCCACCATCCGGGAGCTGGCCACCGCGGAAGGCGCCGATCGCTCCCCCACCGTGGCGCAGGTCGCCGAAGCCGCCGGCATGAGCGAAGAGGACGTACTCACCGGGATGGAGGCCATCGACAGCTTCCGCTCCCTGTCCCTGGACGCCGAGCTCGCCGGCGCGGACGACGGCTACTCCCTGGCCGACACCCTCGGCCGGCCCGAGGCCCGCTATGAGACGGTCATCGCCCGGGAGTCGGTCAAGCCCTGTCTGCACCGGCTGCCGGAGCGGGAGCAGCGCATCCTGTATCTGCGGTTCTTCCGCGATATGACCCAAGCCGGGATCGCCGAGGAGCTGGGCATCTCCCAGATGCATGTCTCCCGTCTCATCTCCCGCAGCTGCCACAAGATCCGCAAGCAGGTCGAGGCCGAGCCGCAGCGCGAGAACGTACCCGTGCCCGTCTGA
- a CDS encoding TetR/AcrR family transcriptional regulator, protein MSRQMVRPGGRSARVQASVHTAVRELEAEVGRDALTVPLVAQRAGVTPSTIYRRWGDLAELLSDVAVERLRPDTAPKDHGALASDLAAWAEQFLDEMASPAGRAYIRDALLGDPDGTNAGQCSAYAADQVDLILARATERGDDIPEVETVIDRVVAPLMYRILFRPAGLDAAYARGLVAGLLGPVGEGG, encoded by the coding sequence ATGAGCAGGCAGATGGTGCGCCCCGGCGGGCGCAGCGCCCGGGTCCAGGCGTCGGTGCACACCGCCGTACGCGAGCTCGAAGCGGAGGTGGGCCGCGACGCCCTGACCGTGCCGCTGGTCGCCCAGCGCGCCGGGGTCACCCCCTCTACGATCTACCGCCGCTGGGGAGACCTCGCGGAGCTGCTCTCGGACGTGGCGGTCGAGCGGCTGCGGCCCGATACCGCTCCCAAGGACCACGGCGCCCTGGCGTCCGACCTGGCGGCCTGGGCCGAGCAGTTCCTCGACGAGATGGCCTCCCCCGCCGGCCGTGCCTATATCCGCGACGCCCTGCTCGGCGACCCCGACGGCACCAACGCCGGCCAGTGCTCGGCCTACGCCGCCGACCAGGTCGACCTCATCCTGGCCCGCGCGACCGAACGCGGGGACGACATCCCCGAGGTCGAGACGGTCATCGACCGCGTCGTCGCCCCCCTGATGTACCGCATCCTCTTCCGCCCCGCCGGACTCGACGCCGCCTACGCCCGCGGACTCGTGGCGGGGCTCCTCGGCCCGGTCGGCGAGGGCGGGTGA
- a CDS encoding SDR family NAD(P)-dependent oxidoreductase, with translation MKQQVWFITGSSRGLGRALVTAALEAGDHVVATARDPKVLAEAFGEYGDRVHPVALDVTRPEAAHEAVEAALARFGRIDVLVNNAGYANVSPIETSDDDDFRAQFETNFWGVYNVTKAVLPTLRRQGAGTVVQISSIGGRVGGSPGIASYQAAKFAVDGFSRVLAAETAPFGVRVMVVEPSGFATDWAGSSMTVHPIPDAYDETVGAMNRLVRQSTTGAAGDPRRAAEIIVRTVHRDQVPSHLPLGVNATTMARDYSRHQLAEATAWEEVSRSADFGEPYPAQLPPEGTAE, from the coding sequence ATGAAGCAACAGGTCTGGTTCATCACCGGTTCATCGCGCGGCCTCGGCCGCGCCCTGGTCACCGCCGCCCTCGAGGCCGGCGACCATGTCGTGGCCACCGCCCGCGACCCCAAGGTCCTCGCGGAGGCATTCGGCGAGTACGGCGACCGCGTCCATCCCGTCGCGCTGGACGTCACGCGTCCAGAGGCGGCGCACGAGGCCGTCGAGGCGGCGCTCGCCCGCTTCGGGCGCATCGACGTGCTCGTGAACAACGCGGGATACGCGAATGTCTCGCCCATCGAGACATCGGACGACGACGACTTCCGCGCCCAGTTCGAGACGAACTTCTGGGGCGTCTACAACGTCACCAAGGCCGTGCTCCCCACCCTGCGCCGCCAGGGAGCCGGCACCGTCGTGCAGATCTCCTCGATCGGCGGGCGGGTGGGCGGATCGCCGGGCATCGCCTCCTACCAGGCGGCCAAGTTCGCGGTCGACGGCTTCAGCCGGGTCCTCGCCGCGGAGACCGCACCGTTCGGCGTGCGCGTCATGGTGGTCGAACCGAGCGGCTTCGCCACCGACTGGGCCGGTTCCTCCATGACGGTCCACCCCATCCCCGACGCCTACGACGAGACCGTCGGGGCGATGAACCGGCTGGTGCGGCAGAGCACAACAGGAGCGGCCGGGGACCCTCGGCGCGCCGCCGAGATCATCGTGCGCACCGTCCACCGCGACCAGGTCCCGAGCCATCTCCCGCTGGGCGTGAACGCGACGACCATGGCGCGGGACTACTCCCGGCACCAGCTCGCCGAGGCGACCGCCTGGGAAGAGGTCAGCCGCTCGGCCGACTTCGGCGAGCCCTACCCCGCACAGCTCCCGCCCGAAGGCACGGCCGAGTAG
- a CDS encoding phosphotransferase — translation MSPQHIARRTSAAVDAVVGAARDLGLTVTDAKVLHDLFSVVVHLAPAPVVARVPTVLPRYVDLDSQARRQQAELDVTRWLADRGTPVIPPSPLVPLEPVQRDGFSMTFWQFVEERRDIGPDYVANSEITADLHAAMRAYPGPLSFLSAAEPRFIVDSFALLETRADLVGPADLERARREWQVLEPLVRSRAAFETAFPGIDLQPIHGDSPPANIFAGADGDLFADFELVTLGPVEWDLAALGPTLESAYNRGAQRSGMRPLNQDVLGFVNAVGMLRAIASLSLVPQLPPLMEYLKPAVDQWRTMPFAGGMAG, via the coding sequence GTGAGTCCACAACACATCGCCCGCCGCACCTCCGCCGCGGTCGACGCGGTTGTCGGAGCAGCGCGTGATCTCGGACTCACCGTGACCGATGCCAAGGTGCTCCATGACCTGTTCTCCGTGGTCGTCCACCTTGCGCCCGCACCGGTCGTGGCGCGGGTTCCCACCGTCCTGCCGCGCTACGTGGACCTCGATTCCCAGGCACGCCGCCAGCAGGCGGAACTGGATGTGACACGGTGGCTCGCGGACCGGGGAACCCCCGTGATCCCGCCCAGTCCTCTCGTGCCACTGGAGCCCGTTCAGCGCGACGGATTCTCGATGACCTTCTGGCAGTTCGTCGAGGAGCGTCGGGACATCGGGCCCGACTATGTGGCGAACTCCGAGATCACCGCTGACCTGCATGCCGCGATGCGCGCATACCCGGGTCCACTGTCGTTTCTCTCCGCGGCCGAACCGCGGTTCATCGTGGACAGCTTCGCTCTGCTCGAAACGCGCGCCGACCTCGTCGGCCCGGCCGATCTGGAGCGCGCACGCCGCGAGTGGCAGGTCCTGGAACCTCTCGTGCGCTCACGCGCCGCGTTCGAAACGGCGTTCCCGGGGATCGACCTCCAGCCCATCCACGGCGACTCCCCGCCCGCGAACATCTTCGCCGGGGCGGACGGGGACCTCTTCGCCGACTTCGAGCTGGTTACGCTGGGCCCCGTCGAGTGGGACCTGGCCGCTCTCGGGCCGACCCTCGAATCCGCCTACAACCGTGGCGCGCAGCGCAGCGGCATGAGGCCGTTGAACCAGGACGTCCTGGGCTTCGTGAACGCTGTGGGGATGCTGCGGGCCATCGCCTCCCTCTCGCTCGTACCGCAACTGCCGCCGCTGATGGAGTACTTGAAGCCGGCCGTCGACCAATGGCGGACGATGCCGTTCGCCGGCGGCATGGCCGGCTGA
- a CDS encoding TetR/AcrR family transcriptional regulator translates to MTTPAFQRARSAQAKQAREEAILDAARTLGHQRGVRDVTLTDIAAAVGMHKSALLRYFETREQIFLRLTAEGWRQWSADLRGDLARRAHATPTEVAEVVAATLAARPMFCDLLAQAPLNLERNVSIDSVRAFKLVTLEEIELIDGELRRLLGLTELQTVDLVAAATSMAGALWQMATPGPRLRELYETDPRLGHAVVEVEPRLRRVLAAFLTGLDAGPSATASDDTP, encoded by the coding sequence ATGACGACCCCTGCCTTCCAACGTGCCCGCAGTGCCCAGGCCAAGCAGGCGCGGGAAGAGGCGATCCTGGACGCGGCCCGTACGCTCGGCCACCAGCGCGGGGTCCGGGACGTCACCCTCACCGACATCGCCGCGGCCGTGGGGATGCACAAGTCGGCCCTGCTCCGCTACTTCGAGACGAGGGAGCAGATCTTCCTGCGGCTCACCGCGGAAGGCTGGCGGCAGTGGTCCGCCGACCTGCGCGGCGATCTCGCACGGAGGGCACACGCCACGCCCACGGAGGTTGCCGAGGTCGTCGCCGCCACGCTGGCGGCTCGGCCGATGTTCTGCGACCTGCTGGCACAGGCGCCGTTGAACCTCGAACGCAATGTCTCGATCGACTCGGTGCGCGCCTTCAAACTGGTGACGCTCGAGGAGATCGAGCTGATCGACGGCGAGCTGCGACGACTGCTCGGACTGACCGAGTTGCAGACCGTCGACCTGGTCGCCGCGGCGACCAGCATGGCCGGGGCCCTGTGGCAGATGGCCACCCCCGGCCCGCGCCTGCGGGAGCTCTACGAGACCGACCCCCGGCTCGGCCACGCGGTCGTCGAGGTGGAACCCCGCCTGCGCCGCGTCCTCGCCGCCTTTCTCACCGGACTCGACGCGGGACCCTCCGCGACCGCCTCGGACGACACTCCGTAG
- a CDS encoding DUF5133 domain-containing protein — protein sequence MLMAHPAVLTGLIRQYETLRTLHAEDGGLEARQRLDDVAYTLCVVTGTRDVDAALIAARHQLPGAHTEDDSLLPSV from the coding sequence ATGCTCATGGCCCACCCCGCGGTTCTGACCGGCCTCATCCGACAGTACGAGACCCTGCGAACCCTGCACGCCGAGGACGGCGGGCTGGAGGCGCGGCAGCGGCTCGACGACGTCGCCTACACGCTGTGCGTCGTCACCGGCACCCGCGACGTGGACGCCGCTCTGATCGCCGCCCGGCATCAGCTCCCCGGCGCCCACACCGAGGACGACTCCCTTCTCCCCTCCGTCTGA